One genomic segment of Hordeum vulgare subsp. vulgare chromosome 2H, MorexV3_pseudomolecules_assembly, whole genome shotgun sequence includes these proteins:
- the LOC123428983 gene encoding GATA transcription factor 26-like has protein sequence MVKKEGPCYHCGTMRSPLWRHGPPEKPVLCNACGTRWRTKGTLDNYTPARRPEDAEAETKQPKKRPIRRMAKKKPSLGTMLGDADTSNPSGFGSAVSYSGSAQSHARESPVPSRKKTFVRRRKLSVVETLAEDLNSIMHEEKLCSGSGVRTIPGSSEEDLIYHRKSPAGSFEIGYGSMLLRHPADSKSYITSGSYSYPGPASFGLHSGRNKASNSNAASEKLMCSPMRAHESARRDRPDYPKQRILENMDSALVSVPVEFGFPS, from the exons atggtgaagaaggaaggacctTGTTACCATTGCGGAACCATGA GGAGTCCTCTTTGGCGACACGGGCCACCGGAGAAGCCAGTGCTCTGCAATGCGTGTGGGACAAGATGGAGGACAAAGGGTACATTGGATAATTACACACCAGCGCGTCGTCCCGAAGATGCGGAAGCGGAGACGAAACAACCCAAGAAAAGGCCCATCCGCAGAATGGCAAAGAAAAAACCATCTTTAGGAACCATGCTAGGGGATGCTGACACAAGCAATCCATCTGGTTTTGGTTCAGCGGTATCGTATTCAG GTTCAGCGCAATCACATGCTCGGGAGTCACCGGTACCATCAAGAAAAAAGACTTTTGTCCGTCGTCGTAAGCTTTCAGTGGTAGAAACGCTTGCAGAGGATCTCAACTCCATAATGCACGAAGAGAAGTTATGTTCTGGTTCAGGGGTTCGTACCATTCCAGGATCCTCGGAGGAAGACCTGATTTATCATAGAAAAAGTCCTGCTGGATCCTTTGAGATTGGTTATGGAAGCATGCTTCTTAGACATCCTGCAGATAGCAAGTCATACATTACAAGTGGATCCTATTCATATCCAGGGCCTGCCTCATTTGGTCTGCATAGTGGAAGAAATAAAGCGAGCAACTCAAATGCCGCATCTGAGAAGCTAATGTGCTCGCCGATGCGGGCGCATGAGAGTGCTAGGAG GGATAGACCTGATTATCCGAAGCAGCGTATCCTGGAAAATATGGATTCAGCTTTAGTTTCGGTACCTGTAGAG TTTGGATTTCCAAGCTGA
- the LOC123431374 gene encoding uncharacterized protein LOC123431374 — protein sequence MRSLKRPHESQQQSFTDVEVREGSMKKACSRFGAMASSQLRMPKSGNAAAAALNHFMLPPAAKLTSMLAPPNKNCDQDSLLLEVPRNARPPQAEFLRCCPPPSGLSTASSLTAASPPTYQSQLR from the exons ATGAGGTCTCTCAAAAGACCTCATGAAAGCCAGCAGCAAAGCTTCACAG ATGTAGAAGTGAGAGAAGGAAGCATGAAGAAGGCTTGTTCTAGATTTGGGGCTATGGCTTCTTCTCAGTTGAGAATGCCGAAATCTGGCAATGCAGCAGCGGCAGCACTTAACCACTTCATGTTACCCCCAGCAGCCAAGTTAACATCCATGCTCGCCCCTCCCAACAAGAATTGTGATCAAGACTCGCTGCTGCTGGAGGTTCCTCGCAACGCGCGGCCCCCGCAGGCAGAGTTTCTTCGCTGCTGCCCTCCACCATCTGGGCTCAGCACTGCATCGTCCCTGACCGCAGCCTCGCCTCCGACCTACCAATCCCAGCTCCGCTAG
- the LOC123428576 gene encoding SNF2 domain-containing protein ENL1-like has translation MASPPSFDFFSDALDDDASAQNPNPHPTPAPPPPPTPNGLNDRLLRFTQSRPRPPQNPNPPPPAHAHQPLPQDRKVKLAGRRRLCKLSSSPDHDHDKDEDSIRDILDDLATRLDSLSVDRPKARPRPAQARAPLPCAVNASFYDDAAADSSSSSSPLPPKSAEDGFYDAADGDSPLPPKLPESGEGRPLSTVHVSSSDESDADAPLVVRRRVKVDKPPQLPDPSTASSLFTHLATQEEEESTDKGNIKAMAVASKHIKLEKPQLVQESPFAFSHLGGEEEASAKGNSKAAVVVKAEKPDPDLSFASAFTDRRVLDDANGKGKKNAAKSGKRASKPSSFADIEDDGGVSEEKENRAADDAEDDVGWEKTEDFKMEPTGCGKMVKPYKLPGSIFEMLYPHQREGLKWLWVLHCRGTGGILGDDMGLGKTMQVSSFLAGLFHCRLIKRVLVVAPKTLLAHWTKELSVVGLKHKIRDYSGPSVNVRNSELQYAFKEGGILLTTYDIVRNNYKLIRGDFYNGNVEGKYDKLIRGDSYNDADEDEDGKFWNYVILDEGHIIKNPSTQRARSLLEIPCVHRIVISGTPIQNNLKEMWALFYFCCPEVLGDKDEFKSRYESAIIRGNDKNATNREKHTGSTVAKALRERIKPYFLRRMKSEVFVDTGSADDKKLSKKNELIVWLRLTACQRQLYEAFLNSDLVHSSMQGSPLAAITVLKKICDHPLILTKRAAEDILEGMEGMDVKLDNKDMGMVEKMAMNLADMAHDGEALQVDEEVSCKIIFIMSLLRKLLEEGHHVLVFSQTRKMLNLIQEAILLEGYKFLRIDGTTKIAERERIVKDFQEGPGAQIFLLTTQVGGLGLTLTKAARVIVVDPAWNPSTDSQSVDRAYRIGQTKDVIVYRLMTSGTIEEKIYKMQVLKGALFRTATEQKEQTRYFSKRDIQELFSLPAQGFDVSLTQKQLQEEHGHQLDMDESLREHIEFLERQGIAGVSHHSLLFSKTAVLPSLEPDAMESKNPTMPMMARQYNKASLMDYVANGAAHAFKPKDFTPRAYSASNTSSESPEEIKAKINRLSQTLSNTTLVSRLPDRGEKLKKQIHDLDEKLMVIESSPESSSSMMSRGGARTEVICLDDQSL, from the exons ATGGCGTCCCCACCGTCCTTCGACTTCTTCTCCGACGCGCTCGACGACGATGCCTCCGCCCAAAACCCTAACCCCCACCCcacgccggcgccgccgcccccgcccaCCCCCAACGGCCTCAACGACCGCCTGCTCCGCTTCACCCAGAGCCGACCCCGCCCCCCACAAAACCCTAACCCCCCGCCGCCAGCCCACGCCCACCAGCCCCTGCCCCAGGACCGCAAGGTCAAGCTCGCCGGCCGCCGACGCCTCTGCAAGCTATCATCCTCccccgaccacgaccacgacaaggACGAGGACAGCATCCGCGACATCCTCGACGACCTCGCCACCCGCCTAGACTCCCTCTCCGTCGACAGGCCCAAAGCCCGCCCCAGGCCCGCCCAGGCCAGGGCCCCGCTCCCCTGCGCCGTCAACGCCAGCTTCTACGACGACGCCGCCGccgactcctcctcgtcctcctccccgCTGCCTCCCAAATCTGCCGAGGACGGCTTCTACGACGCCGCAGACGGCGACTCCCCGCTGCCTCCCAAGTTGCCGGAATCGGGTGAGGGCCGACCCCTCTCCACCGTCCATGTCTCCAGCTCCGACGAGTCTGACGCTGATGCACCGCTGGTGGTCCGGAGGCGGGTCAAGGTGGACAAACCGCCGCAACTCCCAGATCCATCAACCGCATCCTCTCTCTTCACCCATCTGGCtactcaggaggaggaggagtccaccgACAAGGGGAACATCAAAGCCATGGCGGTGGCCAGCAAGCATATCAAGCTGGAGAAACCACAGCTAGTCCAAGAATCACCATTCGCCTTCTCTCATCTTGGTGGTGAGGAGGAGGCCAGTGCCAAGGGGAACAGCAAAGCCGCAGTGGTGGTCAAGGCGGAGAAACCAGACCCAGATTTATCATTCGCCTCTGCTTTCACAGACCGTCGTGTTCTGGATGATGCCAATGGCAAGGGGAAGAAAAACGCCGCCAAGTCAGGCAAGAGGGCATCAAAGCCCTCATCCTTTGCGGATATTGAGGACGACGGCGGTGTCAGCGAGGAGAAGGAGAACCGTGCTGCTGATGACGCGGAGGATGATGTTGGCTGGGAGAAAACAGAGGACTTCAAGATGGAGCCCACCGGGTGCGGCAAAATGGTCAAGCCGTACAAGCTCCCGGGGAGCATTTTCGAGATGCTTTACCCCCACCAGCGCGAGGGGCTCAAGTGGCTCTGGGTTCTGCATTGCAGGGGAACTGGAGGGATCCTTGGGGATGACATGGGTCTCGGCAAGACCATGCAG GTTTCCTCCTTCCTGGCTGGATTGTTCCATTGCCGCTTAATCAAGAGAGTGTTAGTGGTCGCGCCAAAGACGCTTCTCGCTCATTGGACAAAGGAACTTTCAGTTGTCGGCCTCAAACATAAGATTAGGGA TTACTCTGGTCCCAGTGTAAATGTTCGCAACTCTGAGCTTCAATATGCATTCAAG GAGGGCGGTATCCTACTGACTACATATGACATTGTCCGTAACAATTACAAGTTGATCAGAGGTGACTTCTACAATGGCAACGTGGAAGGGAAGTACGACAAGCTGATAAGAGGTGACTCATATAATGAcgctgatgaagatgaggatggaaAGTTTTGGAACTATGTTATTCTTGATGAGGGACATATTATCAAGAACCCGAGTACTCAAAGGGCCAGAAGCTTACTTGAAATACCCTGTGTCCACCGCATCGTCATAAGTGGAACACCTATTCAAAACAATTTAAAG GAAATGTGGGCTCTGTTCTATTTCTGTTGCCCGGAGGTCTTGGGTGATAAGGACGA GTTCAAATCAAGATATGAATCGGCTATCATTCGAGGAAATGACAAGAATGCCACCAATCGAGAGAAGCACACAGGCTCAACTGTTGCAAAG GCATTAAGGGAGCGGATAAAGCCATACTTCTTGCGTCGTATGAAAAGTGAAGTGTTTGTTGATACTGGTTCAGCAGATGATAAAAAACTTTCCAAGAAGAATGAGCTAATTGTCTGGCTGAGGTTAACAGCTTGCCAG AGGCAACTATATGAAGCTTTTCTGAACAGTgatcttgttcattcttcaatgCAAGGATCACCATTGGCTGCGATCACG GTATTGAAGAAAATATGCGACCATCCATTGATATTGACGAAGAGAGCTGCTGAAGATATCTTGGAAGGCATGGAAGGCATGGATGTAAAGTTGGATAACAAGGATATGGGCATGGTAGAGAAAATGGCCATGAACCTTGCAGATATGGCTCATGATGGCGAAGCGCTGCAAGTCGACGAGGAAGTCTCATGCAAGATAATTTTTATCATGTCCTTGTTG CGGAAACTTCTTGAAGAGGGACACCATGTCCTTGTCTTTTCTCAGACTCGCAAAATGCTAAACCTTATTCAG GAAGCTATATTACTTGAGGGCTACAAGTTTTTACGCATTGATGGTACTACCAAGATTGCTGAGAGGGAAAGGATTGTTAAG GATTTCCAAGAGGGACCTGGAGCACAAATATTTTTGCTGACTACACAAGTTGGTGGGCTTGGACTTACATTAACCAAGGCAGCCCGTGTCATCGTAGTTGATCCTGCTTGGAATCCAAG TACGGACAGTCAGAGCGTGGATCGTGCTTATCGAATTGGTCAGACCAAAGATGTGATTGTGTACCGCTTGATGACGTCTGGAACCATCGAAGAAAAGATATATAAAATGCAG GTTCTCAAGGGTGCTTTGTTTAGAACAGCCACAGAGCAGAAAGAACAAACACGCTACTTCAGCAAGAGG GACATTCAAGAGCTCTTTAGTCTGCCAGCACAAGGTTTTGATGTTTCCCTTACACAAAAGCAATTGCAAGAAGAGCATGGACATCAACTTGACat GGACGAGTCACTGAGGGAGCACATAGAGTTTCTGGAGCGACAAGGAATAGCGGGTGTAAGCCATCACAGCCTCCTATTCTCAAAAACAGCAGTCTTGCCTTCGTTGGAGCCTGATGCTATGGAGAG CAAGAACCCAACAATGCCGATGATGGCTAGGCAGTACAACAAGGCATCCTTGATGGACTACGTCGCCAATGG CGCTGCCCATGCTTTCAAGCCAAAGGACTTCACTCCAAGAGCATACTCTGCAAGCAATACAAGTTCAGAGAGCCCCGAGGAAATCAAGGCGAAGATCAACCGGCTGTCGCAAACCCTTTCGAACACG ACGCTGGTGTCGAGGCTGCCTGACCGTGGGGAGAAGCTGAAGAAGCAGATCCATGATCTGGACGAGAAGCTGATGGTGATCGAGTCGTCTCCtgagtcgtcgtcgtcgatgatGTCGAGAGGGGGGGCGCGGACTGAGGTGATCTGCTTGGACGATCAGAGCCTATAG